One region of Pararhizobium qamdonense genomic DNA includes:
- a CDS encoding ABC transporter permease, with translation MTTATSTEKVPAADTGSILLTLMKARTFIALFAVIAFFSIFAPNFLSTANIILMSKHVALNAFLAMGMTFVIITGGIDLSVGSIVGLCGMVAGGLILNGIDLQIGYTMYFNVVEVCLITLVVGILIGAVNGLLITKLNVAPFIATLGTLYVARGFALLSSDGQTFPNLIGKPELATTGFGFLGSGRIIGLPVSIWILIVVALAAAYVAKYVPIGRQIFAVGGNERAARMSGIRVDRVKMFVYMFSGFCAAIVGIVISSELMASHPATGNSFELNAIAAAVLGGTSMSGGRGTIGGTIIGAFVIGILSDGLVMMGVSSFWQMVIKGIVIIVAVVVDQAQRRLQQQVTLMQLAKKG, from the coding sequence ATGACGACTGCAACCTCGACCGAAAAAGTCCCTGCGGCCGATACCGGCTCCATCCTCCTGACGCTGATGAAGGCGAGAACCTTCATCGCGCTGTTTGCCGTCATCGCCTTCTTTTCGATTTTCGCGCCGAACTTCCTGTCGACGGCCAATATCATCCTGATGTCGAAGCATGTGGCACTCAATGCCTTTCTCGCCATGGGCATGACCTTCGTCATCATCACCGGCGGCATCGACCTTTCGGTCGGCTCGATCGTCGGTCTCTGCGGCATGGTGGCCGGCGGCCTGATCCTCAACGGCATCGATCTGCAGATCGGCTACACGATGTATTTCAACGTCGTCGAAGTCTGCCTGATCACGCTGGTCGTCGGCATTCTCATCGGCGCGGTCAATGGTCTGCTGATCACGAAGCTCAACGTCGCGCCCTTCATCGCCACGCTCGGCACGCTGTATGTCGCCCGCGGTTTCGCGCTGCTGTCGTCCGACGGCCAGACCTTTCCGAATCTAATCGGCAAGCCTGAACTGGCGACGACCGGCTTTGGCTTTCTCGGCTCCGGCCGCATCATCGGGCTGCCGGTATCGATCTGGATCCTGATCGTCGTGGCGCTTGCCGCTGCCTATGTCGCCAAATATGTGCCGATCGGCCGCCAGATCTTCGCGGTCGGGGGTAACGAGCGCGCCGCCCGCATGTCCGGCATCCGCGTCGATCGCGTCAAGATGTTCGTGTACATGTTCTCCGGCTTCTGCGCCGCGATCGTCGGCATCGTCATCTCGTCCGAGCTGATGGCCTCGCATCCGGCAACTGGAAACTCCTTCGAGCTCAACGCCATCGCCGCAGCCGTTCTCGGCGGCACCTCGATGTCCGGCGGCCGCGGCACGATCGGCGGCACGATCATCGGCGCCTTCGTCATCGGCATCCTGTCCGACGGCCTGGTGATGATGGGCGTGTCCTCCTTCTGGCAGATGGTCATCAAGGGTATCGTCATCATCGTCGCGGTGGTGGTAGACCAGGCACAGAGACGGCTGCAGCAGCAGGTGACGCTGATGCAGCTGGCGAAGAAGGGTTGA
- the apnL gene encoding D-apionate lactonase, whose amino-acid sequence MNDAETAFKLYGTRQAEPAPRLLRAGKLTAQLAGGNLRAIRYDGVEVLRAISYLVRDRDWGTYDPTVSNLAVTETEAGFSVAYSARCHGPYGSLLDISAAIEGTADGRLIFKGLAQSETGFETNRCGFCILHPIVGIAGTPVTVEHVDGAIEDTKLPDLIEPWQPFKDMRSITHTALAGVSAECRMEGDTFEMEDQRNWSDASYKTYVRPLALPWPYMIPANGPVSQQITLTITDSRTASDVAAAAAENHGIVHLTPGTGTGTMPAIGLLITPEEAKDSLAALEQPDALNVQELLFHFDPAAGHGPSAFTDFAAVSAVHTGTTTLEIAVPCQRALGEELQEISAWMRDAGFGPDAIMVCPSVDRQSTPPGSAWPDCPPLADVYAAALQAFPGIRLGGGMLSYFTELNRKRAPGENLAFISHCTNPIVHAADDISVMQTLEALPFITKSVRAIYGGKPYRIGPSTIPMRQNPYGSRTMDNPDGGRIPMANRDPRHNGQFAAAFAAGYVTSVLDAGLETLTLCALTGPFGLYAGKHEPVEDGGKRPLHAIVRGLSDIAGNPWQAVTSSAPDKVLAFTVDTADGRLAWIANLTAQEQSIDTTKLGMSSQPVQLAPFEASCLSV is encoded by the coding sequence ATGAACGATGCAGAAACCGCGTTCAAGCTTTACGGAACCAGGCAGGCCGAGCCTGCGCCCCGTTTGCTAAGAGCCGGAAAACTGACGGCGCAACTGGCGGGCGGCAATCTGCGCGCAATCCGCTATGATGGCGTCGAGGTGCTGCGCGCCATCTCCTACCTGGTGCGCGACCGCGACTGGGGCACCTATGATCCCACAGTATCAAACCTTGCCGTCACCGAGACGGAGGCGGGGTTCAGCGTCGCCTATAGCGCCCGTTGCCATGGTCCGTATGGCAGCCTTCTCGATATATCCGCCGCGATCGAAGGCACAGCGGACGGAAGGCTGATTTTCAAGGGCTTGGCGCAATCGGAGACCGGCTTTGAGACCAATCGCTGCGGTTTTTGCATTCTCCATCCCATCGTCGGCATCGCGGGCACGCCGGTGACCGTCGAGCATGTCGATGGCGCCATCGAAGACACGAAGCTTCCTGACCTGATCGAGCCGTGGCAGCCGTTCAAGGACATGCGCTCCATCACGCACACCGCCCTTGCCGGCGTCAGCGCCGAATGCCGCATGGAAGGCGACACGTTCGAGATGGAGGACCAGCGCAACTGGTCGGATGCGTCCTACAAGACCTATGTCCGCCCGCTCGCCCTGCCCTGGCCCTATATGATCCCGGCAAACGGACCGGTCTCCCAGCAGATCACCCTGACGATCACCGACAGCCGAACCGCGTCCGACGTTGCCGCCGCCGCCGCCGAAAATCATGGCATCGTCCATCTTACGCCCGGCACAGGCACCGGCACCATGCCTGCGATCGGCCTGTTGATCACGCCTGAGGAAGCGAAAGACAGCCTTGCGGCTCTTGAGCAACCGGATGCGCTGAACGTTCAGGAGCTGCTTTTCCATTTCGACCCGGCAGCCGGTCACGGCCCGTCAGCCTTTACAGATTTCGCCGCAGTTTCAGCTGTTCACACCGGCACCACGACGCTCGAAATTGCCGTCCCCTGCCAAAGGGCACTGGGCGAGGAATTGCAGGAAATCTCTGCCTGGATGCGGGACGCGGGTTTCGGCCCTGACGCCATCATGGTCTGCCCCTCGGTTGACCGGCAATCGACACCGCCCGGCAGCGCGTGGCCGGACTGCCCGCCGCTTGCAGACGTTTACGCGGCGGCCCTGCAGGCGTTTCCCGGCATCCGCCTCGGCGGTGGGATGCTGTCCTATTTTACCGAACTCAACCGCAAGCGCGCGCCGGGCGAAAACCTCGCCTTCATCAGCCATTGCACCAACCCGATCGTCCATGCCGCCGACGATATCAGCGTCATGCAGACGCTCGAGGCCCTGCCCTTCATCACGAAATCCGTCCGCGCCATCTATGGCGGCAAGCCCTACCGGATCGGCCCCTCCACCATCCCCATGCGCCAGAACCCCTATGGCAGCCGCACGATGGACAATCCGGATGGTGGCCGCATCCCGATGGCCAACCGGGATCCGCGCCATAACGGCCAATTCGCCGCAGCCTTTGCCGCAGGCTATGTCACCTCAGTCCTGGATGCCGGTCTTGAAACCCTGACCTTGTGCGCACTCACCGGCCCGTTCGGACTTTATGCCGGTAAGCATGAGCCGGTCGAAGACGGCGGCAAACGCCCGCTCCATGCCATCGTCAGGGGGCTTTCGGACATTGCCGGAAACCCCTGGCAGGCGGTCACGTCCTCCGCGCCGGACAAGGTCTTGGCATTTACGGTGGATACAGCGGACGGCCGTCTTGCCTGGATCGCCAATCTCACGGCGCAGGAACAGTCGATCGACACCACGAAACTCGGCATGAGTTCCCAACCGGTGCAGCTTGCTCCGTTTGAAGCGTCCTGCCTCTCAGTTTGA
- a CDS encoding fatty acid desaturase family protein has product MDKVATKRDYSLLGRDAQAAVDSGLAAAEWYHTDIPRRQMKELMKREDGPAIRDTVIWLGSMVVTGALGIYFWGTLWCVPFFLIYGVMYGSASDSRWHECGHGTAFKTRWMNDAVYQIACFMIMRNPVTWRWSHTRHHTDTVIVGRDPEIAVMRPPDLFRLILNVFGLLDAGYAMIDMVRNAAGIISPAEKTFIPEQEQPRVIRVARIWMLIYAATLALAIYLGSILPLMLVGLPRLYGAWHHVLTGLLQHGGLADNVIDHRLNSRSVYMNRFSRFVYWNMNYHVEHHMFPMVPYHALPQLHAMIKHDLPAPNRSMLEGYREMIPAFLRQLRNEDYFLKRALPPTAKPYREEFHAEPIAAE; this is encoded by the coding sequence ATGGACAAGGTTGCCACGAAACGCGACTATAGCCTGCTCGGCCGCGATGCCCAGGCTGCCGTCGACAGCGGACTTGCCGCTGCCGAATGGTATCACACCGACATTCCGCGCAGGCAGATGAAAGAGCTGATGAAGCGCGAGGATGGCCCCGCTATCCGCGATACGGTGATCTGGCTCGGCAGCATGGTGGTTACCGGCGCACTTGGGATCTATTTCTGGGGCACCTTGTGGTGCGTGCCGTTCTTCCTGATCTACGGCGTCATGTATGGCTCGGCATCGGATTCGCGCTGGCATGAATGCGGTCACGGCACGGCCTTCAAGACGCGCTGGATGAATGATGCGGTCTATCAGATCGCCTGTTTCATGATCATGCGCAATCCGGTGACCTGGCGCTGGAGCCACACGCGGCACCACACCGATACGGTCATCGTCGGCCGCGATCCGGAAATCGCCGTGATGCGCCCGCCGGACCTGTTCAGGCTGATCCTCAATGTCTTCGGCCTGCTGGACGCGGGCTATGCGATGATCGACATGGTCCGCAATGCCGCGGGGATCATCAGTCCGGCCGAAAAAACCTTTATCCCCGAGCAGGAACAGCCGCGCGTGATCCGTGTCGCCCGCATCTGGATGCTGATCTATGCCGCAACGCTTGCACTGGCGATCTATCTCGGCTCCATCCTGCCGCTGATGCTGGTCGGACTGCCGCGGCTCTATGGGGCCTGGCATCATGTCCTGACCGGGCTTTTGCAGCATGGCGGCCTTGCCGACAACGTCATCGATCACCGCCTGAATAGCCGCAGCGTCTACATGAACCGATTCAGCCGGTTCGTGTACTGGAACATGAACTATCATGTCGAACATCACATGTTTCCGATGGTGCCCTATCATGCACTGCCGCAGCTGCATGCGATGATCAAGCATGACCTGCCCGCCCCGAACAGGTCGATGCTCGAAGGCTATCGCGAGATGATCCCGGCCTTCCTGCGCCAGCTGAGAAACGAGGACTATTTTCTCAAGCGCGCGCTGCCGCCGACGGCCAAGCCGTACCGCGAGGAATTTCACGCCGAGCCAATCGCCGCCGAATAG
- a CDS encoding MocE family 2Fe-2S type ferredoxin produces the protein MSNWVEVCATDDIDEEDVIRFDHEGKTFAVYRSPDDRFFATDGLCTHEKIHLADGLVMDDIIECPKHNGRFSYMTGEAKGAPVCVDLKTYPVKVEDGSVFISLG, from the coding sequence ATGAGCAACTGGGTGGAAGTCTGCGCAACGGACGATATCGATGAAGAGGATGTCATCCGCTTCGATCACGAGGGAAAAACCTTTGCGGTGTACCGCAGCCCCGACGACCGGTTCTTTGCGACCGATGGGCTCTGCACCCATGAAAAAATCCATCTTGCCGACGGGCTTGTCATGGACGACATCATCGAATGTCCAAAGCACAATGGCCGCTTCAGCTATATGACGGGAGAGGCCAAGGGAGCTCCCGTCTGCGTCGATCTCAAGACCTACCCGGTCAAGGTCGAGGATGGCAGCGTCTTCATTTCACTGGGTTGA
- a CDS encoding sugar ABC transporter ATP-binding protein, with protein sequence MAAEPHDTILKLDDVTKVYSGIVAVKHASLELKRGAVNVLVGENGAGKSTLMRMIAGVEKPSLGRILLEGQEVEFNSPADAQKHGIGMVFQELNLFGNLSVAENIFATREITRGIRGIDHKAQVQKANQFLDKLDAGISAETMVEDLPIGQQQLVEIAKAISLDTRILILDEPTSALSAAEVDILFKVIGELKAQGVAIVYISHRLEELMRIGDYITVLRDGQITGQAMVRDIDTKWIVRSMIGSDAKDFAKSLDHTLGAEAFRAEDICLPRKTGGFAVDHLSISVRAGEVLGIYGLMGAGRSEFFECVIGQHAHSTGKIFVAGKEIVAKDTSTRIRKGLALIPEDRQREGLVQVLSIAANLTLASLEKFVKFGFHISGERENAAVKEQVRNLSIKAPNPDFDVTSMSGGNQQKVVIGKALMTSPKVLLMDEPSRGIDVGAKADVFRTMRKLAGEGLAILFSTSDLEEVMALSDRIAVMSNGKVTTILDRADATEELIVKAASEGHKSAGHTSTREIA encoded by the coding sequence ATGGCGGCCGAACCCCACGATACGATCCTGAAGCTTGACGATGTGACCAAGGTCTATTCCGGCATCGTCGCCGTCAAGCATGCGAGCCTTGAGCTCAAGCGCGGCGCGGTCAATGTGCTCGTCGGCGAAAACGGCGCCGGAAAATCGACGCTGATGCGCATGATCGCCGGCGTCGAGAAACCGTCGCTCGGACGCATCCTGCTCGAAGGCCAGGAGGTCGAGTTCAACTCGCCCGCCGACGCCCAGAAACACGGCATCGGCATGGTGTTCCAGGAACTCAACCTGTTCGGCAATCTCTCGGTTGCCGAGAACATTTTCGCCACCCGCGAAATCACCCGCGGCATTCGCGGCATCGACCACAAGGCGCAGGTTCAAAAGGCCAACCAGTTTCTCGACAAGCTCGATGCCGGGATCAGCGCCGAAACGATGGTCGAGGACCTGCCGATCGGCCAGCAGCAGCTGGTCGAAATCGCCAAGGCGATCTCGCTAGACACCCGCATCCTCATTCTCGATGAGCCGACATCGGCGCTGTCTGCCGCCGAGGTCGATATCCTCTTCAAGGTCATCGGAGAGCTAAAGGCGCAGGGCGTCGCCATCGTCTATATCTCGCACCGGCTGGAAGAGCTGATGCGCATTGGTGATTACATCACCGTTCTGCGCGACGGCCAGATTACCGGCCAGGCCATGGTCCGCGACATCGACACGAAGTGGATCGTGCGTTCGATGATCGGCTCGGATGCCAAGGACTTTGCCAAGTCCCTCGATCACACACTGGGGGCTGAGGCCTTTCGCGCCGAAGATATCTGCCTGCCGCGCAAGACCGGCGGCTTTGCCGTCGATCACCTGTCGATCTCGGTTCGCGCCGGCGAGGTCTTGGGCATCTATGGACTTATGGGTGCCGGGCGCAGCGAATTCTTCGAATGCGTCATCGGCCAGCATGCGCATTCGACCGGCAAGATTTTCGTGGCCGGCAAAGAGATTGTGGCAAAGGACACCTCCACCCGCATCCGCAAGGGTCTGGCTCTCATTCCGGAAGACCGTCAGCGCGAAGGGCTTGTGCAGGTCCTGTCGATCGCCGCGAACCTGACCTTGGCGAGCCTTGAAAAATTCGTGAAATTCGGCTTTCACATTTCCGGCGAGCGCGAGAATGCGGCCGTCAAGGAGCAGGTCCGCAATCTCTCGATCAAGGCGCCGAACCCGGATTTCGACGTCACCTCGATGTCCGGCGGCAACCAGCAGAAGGTCGTCATCGGCAAGGCGCTGATGACGAGTCCGAAGGTTCTGCTGATGGACGAGCCGAGCCGCGGCATCGATGTCGGCGCCAAGGCGGATGTCTTCCGCACCATGCGCAAGCTCGCCGGCGAAGGTCTCGCCATCCTGTTCTCCACCTCCGATCTCGAAGAGGTCATGGCGCTCTCCGACCGGATTGCCGTCATGAGCAACGGCAAGGTGACGACGATCCTTGACCGGGCCGATGCCACCGAAGAACTCATCGTCAAGGCTGCGTCCGAGGGACACAAATCGGCCGGCCACACATCGACAAGGGAAATTGCGTGA
- a CDS encoding Gfo/Idh/MocA family protein, translating to MPDLKGALIGCGFFAVNQMHGWNDVDGGDIVAICDRDPQRLKIVGDQFGIARRYTDAGQMFAEGGFDFVDIATTVNSHRALVELAAAHKVPAICQKPFAPTLGDAKAMVEACTAAGIPLMIHENFRWQTPIQAVRKVLDAGAIGTPFWGRFSFRSGYDVFSGQPYLAEGKRFIIEDLGIHTLDIARYILGDVTSLTARTKRVNPKINGEDVATILLDHENGATSIVDVSYATKQPVEPFPETLIEIDGTEGSIRLSQGYELQVTNAQGTVNTDVAPTLLSWASRPWHNIQESVFAIQQHWADSLKAGAETSTSGTDNLKTFALVEAAYKSAASKATIDIGSC from the coding sequence ATGCCAGACCTCAAGGGCGCCCTGATCGGCTGCGGCTTTTTCGCCGTCAACCAGATGCATGGCTGGAACGACGTCGATGGTGGAGACATCGTTGCCATCTGCGACCGTGATCCGCAACGCTTGAAGATCGTCGGCGACCAGTTCGGCATCGCGCGCCGCTATACAGATGCCGGCCAGATGTTTGCCGAAGGCGGATTCGATTTCGTCGATATCGCCACGACCGTGAACAGCCACCGTGCGCTGGTCGAGTTGGCGGCAGCCCACAAGGTGCCGGCAATCTGCCAGAAACCGTTTGCGCCGACACTTGGCGACGCCAAGGCCATGGTTGAAGCCTGCACGGCGGCCGGCATTCCGCTGATGATCCATGAGAACTTTCGCTGGCAGACGCCGATCCAGGCTGTGCGCAAGGTCTTGGATGCGGGCGCGATCGGAACGCCCTTCTGGGGCCGTTTTTCCTTCCGCTCCGGCTATGATGTCTTTTCCGGCCAGCCTTACCTTGCAGAGGGCAAGCGCTTCATCATCGAGGATCTCGGCATCCACACGCTGGATATCGCCCGCTACATTCTGGGCGACGTAACGTCTCTGACGGCCCGCACCAAGCGGGTTAACCCGAAGATCAATGGCGAGGATGTCGCCACCATCCTGCTCGATCACGAAAACGGCGCGACCTCCATCGTCGATGTCAGCTATGCGACGAAGCAGCCGGTCGAACCCTTCCCGGAAACGCTGATCGAGATCGACGGAACCGAGGGCTCGATCCGCCTGTCGCAAGGCTACGAATTGCAGGTGACCAATGCGCAAGGCACGGTCAATACCGACGTCGCGCCCACGCTTCTCTCCTGGGCTTCGCGCCCCTGGCACAACATCCAGGAAAGCGTGTTCGCCATCCAGCAGCATTGGGCCGACAGCCTGAAGGCGGGAGCGGAAACCTCCACGTCCGGCACGGACAATCTGAAAACCTTTGCGCTTGTCGAAGCCGCCTATAAAAGTGCCGCCTCCAAAGCCACGATCGACATCGGAAGCTGTTGA
- a CDS encoding DUF2291 family protein, which produces MPHFRPAASIPLCLALAALVALSGCKIIKTPTAEEAAEAASGGFNSARQVAGIWDSKVIPFLETRAGPYQDVSALAKSDLDAAAAKYGHKEKEGSAPWTFAAKVSGTIVKAETTSRAAYLDTDVDGDGKADVRIQIGPVIRGTAIRDSLDFVNFNEFKNQIQWAEFGKAFNTHVNGLTLEKLPRDDLKGKKVEALGAYPLPSSGQPALLTPATITIGG; this is translated from the coding sequence ATGCCGCATTTCCGGCCCGCCGCCTCAATCCCGCTTTGCCTTGCGCTGGCTGCCCTTGTGGCGCTGAGTGGCTGCAAGATCATCAAGACACCGACGGCGGAAGAGGCTGCGGAGGCTGCAAGCGGCGGCTTCAATTCTGCCCGTCAGGTTGCTGGAATCTGGGACAGCAAGGTCATCCCATTCCTGGAGACGCGCGCCGGCCCGTACCAGGACGTCTCTGCGCTCGCCAAATCCGATCTTGATGCCGCAGCAGCAAAATATGGCCATAAGGAAAAAGAGGGCAGCGCGCCCTGGACCTTTGCAGCCAAGGTGTCCGGAACGATCGTCAAGGCCGAGACCACGTCGCGCGCCGCTTATCTCGACACCGATGTCGATGGCGACGGCAAGGCCGATGTCCGCATCCAGATCGGCCCGGTCATCCGGGGTACGGCGATCCGCGACAGCCTCGATTTCGTCAATTTCAACGAATTCAAGAACCAGATCCAATGGGCCGAATTCGGCAAGGCTTTCAACACCCATGTCAATGGCTTGACGCTTGAGAAGCTACCGCGCGACGATCTCAAAGGAAAGAAGGTCGAGGCGCTCGGCGCCTATCCGCTGCCCTCCTCCGGCCAGCCGGCGCTGCTGACCCCCGCCACCATCACGATCGGCGGCTGA
- a CDS encoding D-ribose ABC transporter substrate-binding protein: MKLTRRLTLAAFAGALSLGVAMPAFAADLIAIITPSHDNPFFKAEAVGAEAKAKELGYETLILVHDDDANKQSQLIDTAIGRGAKAIILDNAGSEASIAAVQKAKDAGVPSFLIDREINATGVAVSQIVSNNYQGAQLGAEEFVKLMGEKGNYVELLGREADLNAGIRSKGYHDIIDEYPDLKMVAQQSANWSQTEGYSKMETILQANPDIKGVISGNDTMAMGAIAALQAAGRKDVIVVGFDGSNDVRDSITSGGIKATVLQPAYAQAQMAVEQADAYIKTGKGPAEEKQLMDCVLINADNASKLETFALKD, translated from the coding sequence ATGAAACTGACACGCAGACTGACGCTTGCCGCCTTTGCCGGCGCCCTTTCTCTGGGCGTTGCCATGCCGGCATTTGCCGCCGATCTCATCGCCATCATCACGCCCTCGCACGACAACCCGTTCTTCAAGGCGGAAGCCGTCGGCGCGGAAGCGAAGGCCAAGGAACTTGGCTACGAGACGCTCATTCTCGTTCACGATGACGACGCCAACAAGCAGAGCCAGCTGATCGACACCGCCATCGGCCGTGGCGCCAAGGCAATCATCCTCGACAATGCAGGCTCGGAAGCCTCGATCGCCGCTGTCCAGAAAGCCAAGGACGCAGGCGTCCCCTCCTTCCTGATCGACCGCGAAATCAACGCCACCGGCGTTGCCGTCTCGCAGATCGTTTCCAACAACTACCAGGGCGCACAGCTCGGTGCGGAAGAGTTCGTCAAGCTGATGGGCGAAAAGGGCAATTATGTCGAACTGCTCGGCCGCGAAGCCGATCTGAACGCCGGCATCCGCTCCAAGGGCTATCACGACATCATCGACGAATATCCGGACCTGAAGATGGTTGCGCAGCAGTCGGCGAACTGGAGCCAGACGGAAGGCTATTCCAAGATGGAAACCATCCTGCAGGCCAACCCGGATATCAAGGGAGTCATTTCCGGTAACGACACGATGGCCATGGGCGCAATCGCCGCTCTTCAGGCTGCCGGCCGCAAGGACGTCATCGTCGTCGGCTTCGACGGCTCCAACGACGTGCGCGATTCGATCACCTCGGGCGGTATCAAGGCGACTGTCCTGCAGCCGGCCTATGCGCAGGCACAGATGGCCGTCGAGCAGGCTGACGCTTACATCAAGACCGGCAAGGGTCCGGCGGAAGAAAAGCAGCTGATGGATTGCGTGCTGATCAACGCCGACAATGCCAGCAAGCTCGAAACCTTCGCGCTCAAGGACTAA
- a CDS encoding 3-methyl-2-oxobutanoate hydroxymethyltransferase: MRHHRPTVADLLSMKGKRQLSMLRVETLEEAEAAERAGVDLVSVPPSLLSPAFREAAPSVFAFPGLEYGDLVTADEYIRAAFQALKAGGDAVYCAAGLSTVRRMREEGIPVCGHVGLIPSKATWTGGFRAVGKTSVSALEIWRQTKALEDAGAFAAEIEVVPGEVAAAISERTSMLMLSMGAGTGCDAQYLFADDVLGATKGHVPRHARIYRNFAVEYNRLQQERIAAFGEFVADVKSGAYPAKSHLVGIEPAELEAFLQSLA; the protein is encoded by the coding sequence ATGAGACATCACCGGCCAACCGTCGCCGACCTTCTGTCGATGAAGGGAAAACGTCAGCTGAGCATGCTGCGCGTCGAGACACTGGAGGAGGCGGAGGCCGCCGAACGGGCAGGGGTCGATCTCGTCTCCGTGCCGCCATCGCTTCTGAGCCCGGCCTTCCGCGAGGCAGCACCCTCCGTCTTTGCCTTTCCCGGTCTGGAATATGGCGATCTTGTCACGGCGGACGAGTATATCCGTGCTGCTTTCCAGGCCCTGAAAGCAGGTGGTGACGCGGTCTATTGCGCCGCAGGTCTTTCGACCGTCCGCCGTATGCGCGAAGAAGGTATCCCGGTTTGCGGCCATGTCGGGCTCATTCCCTCAAAAGCCACCTGGACCGGCGGTTTCCGCGCGGTCGGCAAGACGTCGGTCAGCGCACTTGAAATCTGGCGGCAGACAAAGGCACTTGAAGACGCCGGTGCATTTGCCGCCGAGATCGAGGTCGTTCCGGGCGAAGTCGCAGCCGCGATCAGCGAACGCACCTCCATGTTGATGCTGTCCATGGGAGCGGGCACCGGCTGTGACGCGCAATATCTGTTTGCAGACGATGTGCTCGGCGCCACCAAAGGCCATGTTCCGCGCCACGCCAGGATCTATCGGAACTTCGCCGTCGAATATAACCGGCTGCAACAGGAGCGCATTGCCGCATTCGGCGAATTTGTGGCCGATGTCAAATCCGGCGCCTATCCCGCCAAATCGCATCTGGTCGGCATCGAGCCTGCGGAGCTGGAAGCATTCCTGCAGTCGCTGGCGTAA
- a CDS encoding NAD(P)/FAD-dependent oxidoreductase, protein MTHILIIGAGECGARAAFCLREKGFPGEITLVGAEEHLPYERPPLSKDALLLGHAPRLVSDAARYLEAGITVLTGISAENIEPLGKTVRLSDGRNLAYDQLLLTTGARPRPFPGQNPVAAASGTRIRTLRTHGDAVAIRAALQPGTHLAIIGGGFIGLELAATARKLGARVTLVEGLPRILSRGVPEELAAVVAERHKAEGVEILCGVKIRGLEENREGAKILLDDDSTIAADLIVVGIGAIPNIELARDAGLAIDNGIAVDASLRTSVPDIFAAGDCCSFPLSHYGNRRLRLEAWRNAQDQGQLAAANLLGAEETITAIPWFWSDQYDLTLQIAGLADGAAQTVRREMAQGAFILFHLDAGGRLIAASGIGPGNTVARDIRLAEMMIAAGIHPDPAALAAPDTKLKTLLAA, encoded by the coding sequence ATGACGCATATCCTCATCATCGGGGCAGGGGAATGCGGCGCGCGCGCAGCTTTTTGCCTGCGCGAAAAGGGTTTTCCTGGAGAGATCACCCTTGTCGGCGCCGAGGAACATCTGCCCTATGAGCGCCCGCCGCTCTCTAAGGATGCGCTGCTGCTGGGACATGCGCCCAGGCTGGTCTCCGATGCCGCCCGCTATCTGGAGGCAGGCATCACGGTGCTCACCGGCATCAGCGCGGAAAATATCGAGCCGCTCGGGAAAACTGTACGCTTGTCCGATGGCCGCAATCTCGCCTATGACCAGCTGCTTTTGACGACAGGTGCCCGCCCACGCCCGTTTCCGGGCCAAAATCCAGTCGCCGCAGCGTCCGGCACACGCATTCGGACATTGCGAACCCATGGTGACGCCGTTGCCATCCGTGCTGCCCTGCAGCCGGGTACGCATCTTGCCATCATCGGCGGCGGGTTCATCGGTCTTGAACTGGCGGCAACCGCGCGCAAGCTCGGCGCGCGCGTCACGCTGGTCGAGGGCCTGCCCCGCATCCTCAGCCGTGGCGTACCGGAAGAACTGGCCGCCGTGGTCGCCGAGCGGCACAAGGCCGAGGGCGTCGAAATCCTCTGCGGCGTCAAGATCCGGGGCCTTGAAGAAAACCGGGAGGGTGCAAAAATCCTTTTGGATGATGACAGCACGATTGCTGCAGACCTGATCGTCGTCGGCATCGGTGCCATCCCGAATATCGAACTTGCCCGCGATGCCGGACTTGCAATCGACAACGGCATCGCCGTTGACGCAAGTTTGCGAACATCCGTGCCGGACATCTTTGCCGCAGGCGACTGCTGCTCATTTCCCCTGTCGCATTACGGCAATCGCCGCCTGCGCCTGGAAGCCTGGCGCAATGCCCAGGACCAGGGCCAGCTTGCCGCCGCCAATCTCTTGGGGGCAGAAGAGACGATCACCGCCATTCCCTGGTTCTGGTCGGATCAATACGACTTGACGCTGCAGATTGCCGGTCTCGCCGACGGTGCGGCCCAGACCGTCCGCCGCGAGATGGCTCAAGGCGCCTTCATTCTCTTCCATCTCGATGCCGGGGGCCGGTTGATCGCCGCCAGCGGTATCGGTCCCGGCAACACAGTTGCCCGCGATATCCGCCTTGCCGAAATGATGATTGCGGCCGGCATCCACCCCGATCCGGCAGCCCTTGCAGCGCCGGACACCAAGCTGAAGACGCTGCTGGCGGCCTGA